Proteins encoded within one genomic window of Candidatus Latescibacterota bacterium:
- a CDS encoding integron integrase, with protein MVRPLLEDYVWIAAMLLYGSGLRLMECLHLRVKDIDFAYGQVMVRDGKGGRDRVAPLPDSVKTRLTHHLEYVKHLHKSDLAAGRGSVMIPGALARKFPKGNMLWGWQWVFPATRLFRDKKTEKIYRHHLHESVVQKGVKKAAGLAGINKRVTCHTFRHSFATHLLQDGYDIRTVQELLGHKDVRTTMIYTHVLNRGGMGVKSPADSF; from the coding sequence ATGGTACGCCCGTTGCTTGAGGATTATGTCTGGATCGCTGCAATGCTTCTATACGGATCTGGTCTGCGTTTGATGGAATGTCTTCATCTCAGAGTAAAGGATATCGATTTTGCGTATGGACAGGTGATGGTCAGGGACGGAAAGGGAGGCAGAGATAGAGTCGCTCCGCTTCCAGACAGCGTAAAAACCAGGCTGACTCATCACCTTGAATATGTAAAGCATCTTCACAAATCTGACCTGGCGGCAGGGAGGGGATCCGTGATGATCCCTGGAGCGCTGGCAAGAAAGTTTCCCAAAGGTAACATGCTCTGGGGATGGCAATGGGTCTTTCCCGCGACTCGGTTGTTCAGGGACAAGAAAACGGAGAAGATCTACAGGCACCACCTTCACGAATCGGTCGTCCAGAAAGGTGTGAAGAAGGCGGCAGGACTCGCGGGAATTAACAAGCGTGTTACCTGTCATACATTCAGACACTCATTCGCTACTCATCTCCTTCAGGATGGCTACGATATCAGGACGGTTCAGGAACTCCTCGGGCATAAGGATGTCCGGACAACGATGATATATACTCATGTCCTCAACAGGGGAGGGATGGGCGT